The following DNA comes from Anastrepha obliqua isolate idAnaObli1 chromosome 1, idAnaObli1_1.0, whole genome shotgun sequence.
GCACCGGCTGTCGTGGGAATGCATGCTTTGCTTTTAATGTCGGCCTCCAAGTGTTCTGCAgttgaattaataaaattgtcTAATGTTCTTTCTGCGAACCACTAACAAACTATAAAAACACTCCATCCAGAATTTAATGGAGTAAAATTAGTGGTTAATACAATTTCTCAGTTTGCCTTTATAACAACCCGCTAAATTAATTGACCACTCATCATATAAGAGTCGTCTTGATGGAAAAGATAATTTACCTTTGAATACAGCGGTTCTAGGTCGTCACTGGTCCTTGaatgtatcgagaaactgaataTACTAGGAACACAAAATCGTACCTCAAAGGTATAATTGGGAACGAAATAGCGGACGCATTGGCGAGAGAGTTTGCAGGCTCACCTTTAATACGACACGAGTCTTTCCTTACTATGAGACAACACATCATCAAGTAAAAGCTTATGAGCGAAGAGTTAATGCTAAGAGAAGTTTGCTGGCACCAAATGATTAGGCTTATAAAACTCATAACCCACCCCAAGAAGGAGAAGCGCACGGCCATTGAAGGTGAAAACATCTTGGCGATCTcttcgacagtcggttctacgtaaccggaacgacccggatttttaTCCGGCCAggaactgtcacttcagcagcattcccagtaTAGGTATGGATGtttgtgctgctacaacaacaacaacaacatcagctcTATCCTAAGTTTAATAAGGGCATTGGgactggatgaggtactgtgatgagcagAAGGCACAAAAGAGCAGTGGAAACCTAGTagataatctaatctaatacaGCGGGTCTATTCTATAATACGATGCGattggaaatttcaaataaatcagcTCTGAAATCAGCGGGCTCATATACTCATCAGATTAATCAAAACCATGCGAATACGTTATTGCATTAGGGTAAGATTCGgatcactagacagggctagtgtactggggcggcagcccttggtcgggaataaaaacccgagtcattccggtaacgtagaaccggctgccatgggaatgattgCATTCCAGTTGTCCTTACTGGAGCTAGTTTCTTAATCATCCATCGCGGGTTCTCCTTTCCTTACACATACCCACCCTTCTTGAACGTTTTTGCCGGGAGACTTGTTGAATCATAATCCTTCAATAGATAGATAGGTAGATATATTTTCTACGATGTTTGCACTGCGACCTCAAGATCTTTTGCGCCTTCTACTCATTACAGTACCTCaaccagacccagttcccttattaaacttaggATAGAGCTGGTTTAAATTGAGcgtatatgttgttgttgttttagcagtaactttgccctgtaagtgtagtgtaatcaccggtcgtcttcgtctagctcatctaacggctaaaagcccaggaaacttgctgtttcgacaggttggatccagagggagagggatgttagataagtgggtttgatggggcatataAAAAGGTGATTAGTGTCGTGcgaggtgccttcacatgccggacatatgtttagtatgtaggggtcgattctggatagagGACCTGCTACCTTCATGAGtatatgtgcctttcttctggctgcagatggccgagatgtctcaaccttcttcgCGCTATGGCGCTGCATTCAAGGGCAAgatgcattggagtctcctgggaTTGCGCGTAGAAACGACAAGAATCAGTGGAGCAAGTCCCAAACTAATCCTTTAATTATGCAACCACTTTTCACAATCCAAAGCGccttatgatttaaaaaataaaacgataGTGTTCTAACCACTGAATCCTTGTACTTAGTTTATAAACCTAATAACCAtataagggggtcttctggtctcgaggccctgaaatgaagggtttttttggggattgattgtgacaaatcctgtgaatatttaaaaaaaaatattttttattttaaaggtacatgtcttggcttttaaaaaatggttttgactttgaaaaaaattaacacccgcgaccttgaaatgccgctgaagacgtccacctccaaacgaaacaggtctccattttggtcacggttttttcacctgggtaatcagaaagcaaaaattagatatgcgttgtcttcagagttgccctggttaagttttcccgtgacagattttttttttttaatttttttcaaaagttatgcaacaatttgcaaaaaaaaattttttttgctcattttttgaactttaaaaggttataaaaatggaatgaaaaaaaatttcaaaaatcgtacacggggaaacttagcggtaagttttccgaaccttttaagaccaaaaccattgaaatcggagtataactactatgaaaagtgtgaccaaaatgcttaaaaaacacgattttcggggaaacgcgtttaaagataaagtttatgataaaacggccggaggtgggtacacttcggtgcccagaaaaatgtgaaaaaatgcgattttcaaaaaaacctttctgtggcgtattctcgcatacacatacaacaaaattatgcaaaaaaaaaaaatcgatttttttttcgctggagaccagaagacccccttaaatggAATAACCATTTAAATAAGGAATTTCTACAAGGCAGGATTTTTACGTACGCaacaataatataatttaaataaaatatataattgtttttccattttcaaagGTGATCCCTTCCATTGCGATGTCCGCCGGTCTAAGTTCATTAAATTGCGATCTACGTTCTTACTCGCGTCTCTGGCTCGGCGAATTTATTGAACTCTATCAACAGGAAGAATGTTTATGGCACTCCAAGCACCCCGACTACAGCAATCATaggtaaaaaactaaatttttttccctttTGTTTCTTTGgtaaattagtaaatatattttataaattatattttatagtgTACGCAATAAGGCCTATGATCGGCTGGTAGAGAAACTGAAAGAAGTGGAACCTAATCCGGATCGTGCTATGGTCGTGCGCAAAATCAACTCGCTACGTTCCGCATTCAGACGCGAATTTCGCAAATCAAATTCAAAGAATAACTACGAAACAAGGCTATGGTACTACGACAAGTTGCTTTTCATCGCCGAGCAAAATACAAAACGTCTTGCAGCTATGCGTGATGCCAAAACACCAAAACGTTCGTTGGCAATAAGTTTTGGTGTAGATGATTCGATGGAATTCGAGGACGAACCTATAGTGGAACCCACTAATGTATCGCCCTCCGAAAGCCTCAATCATTCACAACCAGCTGAAATAAAAACTGTAACGGTCACCTCAGGTGAATGTGTTATTGTTAAGGATGAAGAGCAACATCAGCAACACCAGCACCCACACCAACACCATCACCAACATCAGCATCAACACGAgttacagcaacagcaacacaaCGCCGAACAACACATGCAACATGCAACAGCCGCAACGCAACCACAGCACGCGACAGAAGTTAAAGTTTTGGAAATAACGTCATTGGATACCAATTCGCAGCGCGAAATACAGCAGGTTAGCTAAAAATACATAGTTTAACTAGTTGTAATCTCTATagtgtaaattttgtatttatcgcTTTAGGCTGTCAGTTCGctggaacaacatcagcaacaaatgcaacagcaactgcatcaacagcagcagcaacaacaacagaatcAGGCTGGTTCAGCGCAAATAACACAAATTCATCAGCAAGTTCCAACCATACAAATAGCGCGCGAACACTTGCAACCACTGTTTGGTAACTCTTACACAACTACAGCAACCCATCGACAGGAGGACGAATACGATGCCATCGGCATCAATGTGGCATCCAAGTTGCGTGTAATGAATCCAACACAACGAATTATTGCCGAAAAACTGATTAGTGACGTGTTGTTCAATGGACAATTGGATAATCTCAGCGTAGCCTCAACATTGGCGCAGTGAGACGacgttttgcatattttatagcAGCCAAAAACAGAGGTAACATAGTGCAGGTtcaatatgtatgtaggtgtgagAAAAACTTCTTGAAGCACattttattaaggggttaggtgggtttcaaaagctcaaaataggtacatttttatgaatttttttttatttaatcaacagaatatttcattccatcaatttaacacataaaagatacatattttataagtagtttgtgaaattttcattgaaaaaattttgaaaattaaggcgTGGACACGTCGTCTCCTATGGCCCCTCAAAAAAAAGTTCTCTCGGCGTAGTCAGGATAACTCATGACAGATTcatctgaaattcaaaaacaaaaaattttctgttagtAGATGTTTCAAactcgtgcttggacgaaggaaaaaaaaaaacaaaaattacatttttggcggcgttgaaaacaaaaaacccttATTTTGAGTAGAATTTGCACCCTTCATGCCCTTGAAAAATTActtggaatagaaaaaaaaaaaaatttcttcgttcaagcacgagataatgttattccaaagatatgtgcaaaattggaacaaaatcgcttcataacttttcgagaaatcgtgtccaccgacttaaaaaatcgagttttgagataaacgcgtttaaaaacgaaacgctgcactgacatggcctgatgggcggaacttctgaagggtctatctcgtagaattttactcgaatcaatttgaaattttaggagaatattttaaacatattatactatttaataagacaaaaaaaaataaatcgattttttgaaattttgaaacccacctaaccccttaaagaaattaaacaagAAATAATATTTCCTCATTTAAGAACATGAAAATATGTGGAAGATGTTCTGCAATACAATACTGGTGCATTGTATGTATATCATTAGActaagtacatacacatattaatAAGAAGTTTATATTTAGTTGTTTCTCAAACATTTGACTATCTCTTTTTGAGATGAAATTGTGTTGTAAATATCGTATAAAGTTTTGGATTTAGTTAAGCGTATTCGTTTTCTAACtgacatttatattatatttgcattGTCATCTCAAATGTTTGTGCAGGTTGCTTCACGTTTGCTTTACGTCAAACGGACAAACATGTGCTATAACAACAAATTGTGCACTAATGTATGTTAGAGCTCAGCCTCAcaacaaaatattaacataagtcttaattttgtatttgagtTTTAAGTGCTGGAGTGTATCAATTAAATTTAGCGTAAGTAAGCTTGTGTATTTAAGTTTTGGAATAAGTGCACAgggaaaataattcaataaagtgtattttattgtatgttgggtgtgtgtgcatataGTATATATGAATTTACTCATGATTCGCGCAGCAGGCCAAGATACAGTTAgcaacagaagtaagtatacaccggatacgttttcaattttccctcaatcgattccttcaaacaacctaaattataacaaaattgtgttttatttacatgaatgatatacaaaaatcatatttaatccaaataatgacaaaatttacaaaggaacgaaattatagttttttttttattaaattttataaaaattcatgtctcaaaagtaagtaaagggtgttttttagaggttaggttttcaagttgaaataaaacgtatataatttaatgttatggctaagaatttagctttattataaagataagggtttgccattatgttttaaaaatgatttcggtgattcaaatttttatattttaaaaattccagccgagaggcccaattttcgaccactttttgcagcaattggggccgtatgtcagcaataacgcgccgaatattctcttccaagacgtcaatcgtctcgggcttatctgtgtagacaagcgacttcacatagccccacaagaaatagtccagcggtgttatatggcacgatcttggaggccacgccacaggtccacggcgcgagataatgcgttcaccaaaagtttccttcaataaatcgattgttgcgttggctgtatggcatgtagcgccgtcttgttggaaccaaaggtcgtccacatcaacatcgtccaattcaggcacgaaaaagtcattaatcatggctctatagcgctctccattgactgtaacattatggccggcttcatttttaaagaaatatggaccaatgattccctctgcccatagagcacaccaaacagtgactttttgaggatgtaacggcgtctcagtaatggcttgtggattatgttcactccaaatgcgacaattttgcttattgacatacctattcaaccaaaagtgagcgtcatcgctgaacaaaaaccattattttcgaaccgcgcgaaccgaaccattattttcgtaataaatttgcacgatttgcaaacgttgttcagatgtaagtctattcattatgaaatggcaaactaaactgagcataaatcaagtgacagctgtcaaaaagaccatctacgaaaaaagtagtgccaacttgaaaacctaacctctaaaaaaacaccctttatacagttcatcatattattaatttgtgaaatgaaaaacataattaaaatcaaatcctagtatttggtaggataaccattggattttacaatcgctttaagtcgtgatggcattgatttcaccaagttttcacttacagctggtggtattttattcccttcctcttgaaggacgtttttcagttgttccttatttctaatgtttacgtatttgccgctttaaatgttccattaggttggtatccggggactgtggcggCGTTTTCAGCTGatttcgcacattgtataacagccgctctcgtacaatgttggatgtgtgctgggggtcattatcctgctaGAAGATAAACGTTCTTCCAAGTcccaatttcgtagcgctttcttttaaattatttttgaaaatgtataaaaaaaccatatcggtccataatattttcgataaataccaagtttccaaccctattcgcagccatacatccccaaaccatcataGAGCCCCCTCCATGCGTCACAGTGCCGGTCACattgtttggatccaattccgcgttaacttttctccaaattttTGCACGGCCATCAGctccacagatactgaacttacactcatcagaaaatatgacttggttccaaaacgtttggtcatatttttcatgatcttttgcgaatgaaatccgtttactccgattgacactactcacgaagcgctttttcctaacattgcgcCCATGATAACCAGGAATATGCAAAACccaacttcagatttcaatttgggggcacttattttggggtttgtcttgattttccgtacgactaaccttttttctctgggacttaagagcggcggaTGCCTtcaacgctctttattagtgaACGGCAcctaaaatttacaacaaagcttatcccagtacacagttaccatgtgtaaaatttttttgattacatattgagggaagcgttagcgtcaaacaattccataaatcaggctcctgtatacttatttacatatgttactaactgtatgtaATAATTCAATCATTTACAGTATTAAACTGGGAAAGGtaaacacatatttatattatatattcttctaatatatgtacaataacAACGTAAAAACTAGCAACTTTACTGCATTTCAACTGCAAGCATCTCCCAAGCGACACTTTGTTCTTTACTTTGCAGCCGCTTTTGCTACAGCTGGTG
Coding sequences within:
- the LOC129240690 gene encoding uncharacterized protein DDB_G0285291, with product MSAGLSSLNCDLRSYSRLWLGEFIELYQQEECLWHSKHPDYSNHSVRNKAYDRLVEKLKEVEPNPDRAMVVRKINSLRSAFRREFRKSNSKNNYETRLWYYDKLLFIAEQNTKRLAAMRDAKTPKRSLAISFGVDDSMEFEDEPIVEPTNVSPSESLNHSQPAEIKTVTVTSGECVIVKDEEQHQQHQHPHQHHHQHQHQHELQQQQHNAEQHMQHATAATQPQHATEVKVLEITSLDTNSQREIQQAVSSLEQHQQQMQQQLHQQQQQQQQNQAGSAQITQIHQQVPTIQIAREHLQPLFGNSYTTTATHRQEDEYDAIGINVASKLRVMNPTQRIIAEKLISDVLFNGQLDNLSVASTLAQ